In Pedobacter heparinus DSM 2366, the following are encoded in one genomic region:
- a CDS encoding pectinesterase family protein — MQFEYVKKSLKILSLVVLMALPDIARAQQKFPALIIVAQDGSGDFKTIQEAVNSVRDLGQLQVKITIKKGIYHEKLVIPSWKKHISLIGENAATTIITNADYSGKAYVSGPDAFGKDKFGTFNSYTVLVQGSDFTAENLTIANTAGRVGQAVALHVEADRVVIKNCRLLGNQDTLYTANPDSRQYYVNCYIEGTTDFIFGEATAVFQTCTINSLSNSYITAAATSPAQQYGYVFFDCRLTADAAAKKVFLGRPWRPYAKTVFIRTNMAGHIVPEGWNAWPGDAMFPNKEKTAFYAEYGSTGEGSSHTKRVAWSKQLSTKAVKQYTLKHIFSGKTAWVPNSNSSEF; from the coding sequence ATGCAATTTGAATACGTAAAAAAGAGCCTTAAAATTTTAAGCCTGGTGGTTTTAATGGCTTTACCTGATATTGCCCGGGCCCAGCAAAAATTTCCTGCGCTGATCATTGTAGCGCAGGATGGTAGCGGCGACTTTAAAACCATACAGGAAGCAGTCAATTCGGTTAGGGACCTTGGACAGCTTCAGGTAAAAATCACAATCAAAAAAGGTATTTATCATGAAAAACTGGTTATACCTTCATGGAAAAAACACATTTCACTCATAGGAGAGAATGCTGCAACAACGATCATTACCAATGCGGATTATTCAGGCAAAGCTTATGTTTCCGGTCCTGATGCTTTTGGAAAAGATAAATTCGGCACTTTTAACTCCTACACTGTACTGGTGCAGGGCAGTGATTTTACTGCCGAGAATTTGACCATTGCCAATACTGCCGGCAGGGTGGGGCAGGCTGTTGCCCTGCATGTAGAGGCCGATAGGGTGGTAATAAAAAACTGCAGGCTTTTGGGTAACCAGGATACTTTATATACGGCAAACCCCGACAGCAGGCAGTATTATGTGAACTGCTATATAGAAGGGACTACCGATTTTATATTTGGTGAAGCTACGGCAGTATTCCAGACTTGTACCATTAACAGTCTGAGTAATTCCTATATTACTGCTGCAGCCACCAGTCCGGCGCAACAATATGGCTATGTATTTTTTGATTGCAGATTAACGGCGGATGCAGCGGCCAAGAAGGTTTTTCTTGGCAGGCCATGGCGCCCTTATGCCAAAACAGTTTTTATCCGGACAAACATGGCAGGTCATATTGTGCCCGAGGGATGGAACGCCTGGCCGGGCGACGCCATGTTTCCAAACAAGGAAAAAACCGCTTTTTATGCAGAATATGGGAGTACAGGTGAAGGGAGTTCCCATACAAAACGTGTAGCCTGGTCTAAGCAGCTTAGTACCAAAGCAGTTAAACAATATACACTAAAGCATATATTTTCGGGTAAAACTGCCTGGGTACCGAATAGTAATTCATCCGAATTTTAA
- a CDS encoding glycoside hydrolase 43 family protein — protein sequence MKPCFSILTLAFFSLFYIPGIDAQQKKNLNITPAPAGYVSKVWVADQGDGTYKNPVLNADYSDPDAIRVGDDFYLIASSFDAVPGLPILHSKDLVNWKIIGHALKRQLPLDHFQKTQHGNGVWAPAIRYHKDEFYIYYPDPDFGIYLTKAKTITGPWTEPVLVAPGKGLIDPCPLWDADGRVYLAFAFAGSRAGIKSVIAVKQLNAEGNQAIDEGTIVYDGHEIDPTIEGPKFYKRNGYYYIFAPSGGVATGWQLVLRAKNIYGPYERKVVMSQGKSLVNGPHQGAWVNTQTGEDWFLHFQDKDAYGRVVHLQPMKWVNDWPVIGMDADGDGNGNPVMHYKNPSVGKVYPINTPAESDEFNNVGLGLQWQWQANPLTTYAFADAAKGSLKLYTQQIPAEAKNLWDVPNVLLQKFPADEFVATTKLTFNPNPKLENEKTGLVVMGLTYANIAIRSKKDGLQLVTVICEKADKGNAEKESLVTKLKTPTVYLRLTVQNGAKCKFSYSLDGERFIDSGLSFEASPGKWIGAKMGLFATREDQINDSGYADYDWFRVEALNLTF from the coding sequence ATGAAGCCTTGTTTTTCTATTTTAACTCTTGCTTTTTTTAGCCTGTTCTATATACCCGGCATTGATGCACAGCAAAAAAAGAATTTAAACATTACTCCTGCTCCTGCAGGGTATGTTTCAAAAGTATGGGTGGCCGATCAGGGGGATGGTACCTACAAAAATCCTGTGCTGAATGCTGATTATTCTGACCCCGATGCCATTCGGGTAGGTGATGATTTCTACCTGATCGCTTCCAGCTTTGATGCCGTTCCGGGTTTACCCATTTTGCACTCTAAAGATCTGGTGAACTGGAAAATTATAGGGCATGCGTTAAAAAGACAATTGCCTTTGGATCATTTTCAAAAAACACAGCATGGAAATGGCGTATGGGCACCTGCTATCCGTTACCATAAGGATGAATTTTATATCTATTATCCTGATCCGGATTTTGGCATCTATCTTACTAAGGCCAAAACGATCACCGGTCCCTGGACTGAACCCGTACTGGTAGCGCCTGGTAAAGGTTTGATAGATCCATGCCCCCTTTGGGATGCGGATGGCAGGGTATACCTTGCTTTTGCATTTGCGGGAAGTCGTGCTGGTATAAAAAGTGTGATTGCAGTGAAACAGCTGAATGCAGAAGGCAACCAAGCCATAGATGAAGGTACAATTGTATATGATGGACATGAAATTGACCCAACCATAGAGGGACCGAAGTTTTATAAACGCAATGGTTATTATTATATTTTTGCACCCTCGGGTGGCGTTGCTACAGGCTGGCAACTGGTGCTCCGTGCTAAAAATATATATGGCCCTTATGAGCGTAAAGTAGTCATGTCACAGGGAAAAAGCCTGGTTAACGGACCTCATCAGGGTGCCTGGGTAAATACACAAACGGGCGAAGACTGGTTCCTGCATTTTCAGGATAAAGATGCGTATGGCAGGGTGGTACACCTTCAGCCTATGAAATGGGTAAATGACTGGCCGGTAATAGGTATGGATGCAGATGGTGATGGTAACGGAAATCCGGTTATGCACTATAAAAATCCTTCAGTAGGCAAAGTCTACCCCATCAATACCCCGGCAGAAAGCGATGAATTTAACAATGTCGGTTTGGGCCTTCAATGGCAATGGCAAGCCAATCCCCTGACCACGTATGCTTTTGCAGATGCTGCCAAAGGAAGCCTTAAATTATATACCCAGCAAATTCCTGCTGAGGCCAAAAACTTATGGGATGTGCCAAATGTATTGCTGCAAAAATTTCCGGCAGATGAATTTGTAGCCACCACAAAGCTCACTTTTAATCCTAACCCAAAGCTGGAAAATGAAAAGACCGGATTGGTGGTGATGGGTTTAACCTATGCAAACATCGCCATCAGGAGTAAGAAAGATGGCTTGCAGCTGGTTACCGTAATCTGCGAAAAAGCAGATAAGGGAAATGCGGAAAAGGAAAGTCTGGTTACCAAATTAAAAACACCCACAGTTTATTTACGCTTAACAGTACAAAATGGGGCAAAATGTAAGTTTAGTTATAGCCTTGATGGCGAAAGGTTTATAGATTCCGGACTTAGTTTTGAGGCTAGCCCCGGCAAATGGATTGGAGCCAAAATGGGTCTTTTTGCGACAAGGGAAGACCAGATCAATGATTCGGGGTATGCAGATTATGACTGGTTCAGGGTGGAGGCATTAAATCTTACTTTTTAA
- a CDS encoding LacI family DNA-binding transcriptional regulator: MKQPKRATIYDIAKKLNLNPSSVSRALNHSRNISTATRELILKTAEELNYKANSMASNLRKGHNRTIGVVVPRINQNFFANVIAGIEEITYQQGYNLIICQSNELAAREIKCINTLVNQDVSCIIISVSADFESDDHLKNIKEQGISLIQFDRVADELDTFKVTNDNESASREAVEHLIAEGYKRIALLEGPQNLNIFRQRKAGYLKALRKNGMPVIPELIVENAWTKDLGAIATRKLLGLPNPPDAIFASTSDFAALGVLEVANEMNISVPRDLGICGYSNESFTEITTPMITTIDQHSTLMGKTIAQLYFQELDSVTNGRKDKVVNIQPELIIRKSTLKSKI; this comes from the coding sequence ATGAAACAGCCAAAAAGGGCAACGATATATGACATCGCCAAAAAGCTTAATTTAAATCCGTCATCAGTTTCAAGGGCATTGAATCACAGCAGGAACATCAGCACCGCAACAAGGGAGTTAATTTTAAAAACCGCCGAAGAGCTGAACTACAAGGCCAACAGCATGGCCTCTAACCTACGCAAAGGCCATAACCGTACCATTGGTGTTGTTGTACCCAGAATTAACCAGAATTTTTTTGCCAATGTAATTGCTGGTATCGAAGAGATAACTTATCAGCAGGGCTACAACCTGATTATATGCCAGTCTAATGAATTGGCCGCAAGGGAAATCAAATGTATAAACACCCTGGTTAACCAGGATGTAAGCTGTATCATCATCTCTGTAAGTGCAGATTTCGAGAGTGATGACCATTTAAAGAACATCAAGGAACAGGGCATTTCATTGATCCAGTTTGACCGTGTAGCAGATGAACTGGATACATTTAAAGTGACAAACGACAATGAAAGTGCCTCGAGGGAAGCGGTGGAACATTTAATTGCCGAAGGGTATAAACGTATTGCCTTGCTGGAAGGCCCTCAAAACTTAAACATTTTCAGGCAGCGTAAGGCCGGTTACTTAAAGGCGCTCCGCAAAAATGGCATGCCTGTAATTCCTGAACTGATTGTTGAAAATGCCTGGACGAAGGATTTAGGGGCTATAGCTACCAGAAAGTTGCTCGGATTGCCTAACCCACCTGATGCGATATTCGCTTCTACTTCCGACTTTGCAGCATTGGGTGTATTGGAGGTAGCCAACGAAATGAACATCAGTGTACCGCGAGATTTGGGCATTTGCGGCTATTCAAATGAATCTTTTACAGAAATTACCACTCCTATGATAACCACTATTGATCAGCATAGCACACTCATGGGTAAAACTATTGCCCAGCTTTATTTTCAGGAACTGGATTCAGTTACAAATGGACGTAAAGACAAAGTTGTGAACATCCAGCCGGAACTGATCATCCGAAAGTCGACGTTAAAAAGTAAGATTTAA